The Thermovibrio guaymasensis genomic interval TGAAGGTTCAAATCTCCTTCATAAACTATAGAAGATGAACTGAGAAGGCCTTTCTCGTCAATTTTAACAGTTCCAGAAAAAGGAACCCCCAACTTTATTACTTTTTTATCACTTGGATCATCCAAGTTAATAACTATTAGTTCTTTATCGGAAGCAACAACCTTAAGTCTTAACTTTTGGCTGAAAGCTCTCATTCTCTGATACTCAATCTCAGAGTATACTCTTTTAGTAGCACTCTCAACCTTAATCTTTTTTTGCCACTTCGTATAACTGGAATACCCTAAAGTAAGCAAAACAGTCATTATAACTATGACAATAATTAACTCAAACAGAGTAAAAGCTTTTCTCAAGTTACCTCTCCAACCAAAGAAGTAATTTACCTGAAAGACCTTTCCCCGGTTTGATAAAAGGAGGGGCAGTTTCTGGAGCAATTCCAGTAAACCAGGCAGTTGCTCTAGCCCCCTCCTCCGACAAGATAGATGAAACATTGCTACTCGAAGGATTACCCGTCCATTTAATTGAAATCTCTTGAATATTGGCACCTGAAAGCTGAAGGAGAACGGTCCCTATAAAAGAATCTACTTTAAAGTTTTTACACTCCTGAGTTACACTGCCTCCAGTTGCACAGTTGAGAAGCCACATTCTTGAACGCCCACCGAAACCACAAACGTCAGAAGTAGGCTCAATAGTGGTAAACATAACGACGTTTAAGTTTGTCTCAGTTGGATCCGTAATTACCCTCTCTGCTAGGTATCCTACATCACCAGTATTTAGGTTAACGTACCAACCTACTCTATTTCCTGAATTAAGCTTAGTACAAACGTTATCAGAGTTAGATGAATTTGTAGCATTTACAACATCAGTTACAACTGTACAGCCAGTAGCATTACAGTTAAGAGGTAAACCAAAGAACCTCTCAATTCCTGAACTTTCCTCTGTCTTATAAAACCACTTTCCCGTTCCAAAATAAAGATATGGTTTCTCAAAGCACTCATTTACAACTACTTTAGCAGTAATCGGCCCTAAAGTAAAATAGGCATTTTTAGAAACATCCTTAACTGAATCTATTATAGTGACAGTCCAGTTAGAGGGAACACTATCCCTAGTGTCAAGAATGGCTAAACCACCAACCCACGAGCCTGAGAAATTCCTTGAAAAACCTATAAAGAGATAATCGGTATCTCCGTCACCGTTAAAATCGTAGCCCTCTTTGAAAAGTCGCCCTCCAAAAGAACCGTACTCGCCAGAAGGAATTTCTGCTTCAAGTTTACCTGTGAGGAGGTTAACAACAAAAAACCTAAGTTCCTTACACGAATCGCCCTTATAGGTTGTAGGGCCACTTGCAAAAACTAGGTAATAATTAGACCCTTTCTTAACGATACTGGGACCACTATAGGTAAAACCGAGGTTAGAATCGGTAAATTCCCAAAGTAACTTAGGATTCTCAGGGTCAGTAACGTCAAGGGCAAAATAAGAAGAGTAGCCGATTCCTGAAGAGTCATTAGGAGGACTTACACAGTTATCCATAGAGCAACCAGAAGTTGAACAATCAACTCCTCCTCCTAACCTCATTCCACCTATGAGAATTACCCTGTCCGAAACCCCATCTCCATTTTCATCAAGTTTATAGCTGAAAGGTCTTAAATCAACGTAGTAAATATGACAGTAATCCGGATTTGCAAGATACCTAAGATAGGAAAGAACGCTTTTGGGAATAAAAGCCCAAAGTTCATGCCCTAATGTATCATAGGTTGTTTCCGTTGAAGAGTCCTGAAGCCTCAAAGGTGTAGCGCTATTTGCAAGTTTCTTAACGTAACCGACCTTAAAGGCGTGAAGCATACCGTCGTTAGCCCCAACGAAGACTACGTCGTAATTTTCATAATGAACAACTGTTGGAGAGGAATAAACAATATCTCCTAGCTTCCAGACATTTCCAGAATCATCAAATCTCCTATCTCTACAGCCGTCAATATGTTTACCCCTAACGTACTCAATTAAGCTGTCTACACTTTCCCTAAGACAAGAAGGAAAATTGTAAGTTGAACCAAGATAAGAACTAAACTCATACTCATGAGCCCTATTAAAAGGAATAAGCCTCTCCCCATCAGTAGTAAAGATAACTCTACTGTCTGCAGATGTAAAAGCAAGAATTTCTCCTCCTTCCCACAGAGGGGTTGTATCATCAAAAGAGCTATAGGAGGCTACAAGAGTATCGGGTTCACCACTTGGTTTACTAGAATAGGCTTTAATGATCAAAGTTCCAGTATCTTCATCAAGATACCAATCAAGAATTCTATCTTCAAGAATCTCAAGGACTTTATCTGCTTTTGTATCCTCTCTTACATTCTGGCTTTTCTTCGTATTGAGAAACCACCACGTGTAGAGATACCCTATCCACTTAAGGTTATGAACACCAAAACTCTTCTTGTGGTAAAAGACAGATTGATAAAGAACAGTACCCCTTTTAGCTTTCTCAGGAAGAATGGAAGCTGAGGTTCCTGAAGCCCTTTTTATAATTTCTTCTATAACTTCCTCTATTGCCTGTTCTATTTTATAACCATCTTGGGCCTCATAATAGTTATCAGGAATACCGTCACCGTTTTTATCCCACTCTGCCCGCTCATCCGGAATACTGTTACCGTTAAAATCATCAAATCCGCCGTACTTTGCGGCTTTTTGAAGGAGCTCTCTTCCTACGGGTGATTCGTCAAAAACAAAAACGTCATACAGAGTAAGATTTTGCATTCCTTTAAAGTCTTCTCTTAAATCAGAAACGTGGGAATAGTAAGCTACTCCCTCAAGATAGTAAGTACCATCTCCCCAATTTGCTCTTCTACAGTACTGAGAGGAATAACCTTCATTTGAGGCAATTTTATCCATCCACTCTTTAATATTAAACTTGGAATCTCTTACTGTTCCTCTACCAAAACAAGTTCCTGGTAAATTCATATCTTTGGTAGATTCCCCATCAGTAATCAGAATAACAAAGTTTTTCTGACACCGATACTGAATTGGATCATTATCAGAGTAGTCTTCACGGTTGTAGGCAGAAACTTCAGCCTCAAAGTAACGAATAGCCTCATAGTAAGTCTCTGCAAGGGGAGTCCAAGTCCTTGGTCTTACACTTTGAATTACCTTAATTAATTTATTGTCTTCTCCAAGGCCATTAATATAATAAATTATACGTCCCCCATCCCTACCCCAATAGCCATCTTCATAACGATTACCATACTTATTGAAAACCATAACTCCATACCTAACTTTCGTCCAAGTTTTTTGAATTACACCTTCTGGCTTTTTATTAACAAAAACCCTTAGGCGATAATACCTACTAGTATGACTAACCGTATCATAAACTCTCATAGAATAAATCCTTCCCCCCCACCACCAATGAGAAGGATAAAAATAGTACCTATACCTACCCCAACTTCTCCTCAAGTCTCTATCAGGATCATCAATCAAATTCAACATGTACCCTGAACCATAAGAAGTATAATCGCCTCCAACCAAAACTTTCTTTGCTACATCAATTCTCCTCATAGTAAGCCAATTGAGAAAATTGCCGCTCCAGCTACCGCTGGAGGATTCATAAAAATACCCATCACGCCAATTCCTTTTATAGGCATAAGCATACTTCTTATCAGGATCAAAATAACCGTAATATCTGCGGTTAGGATCATAACTATCCTTATAAGCAAACTCGTACATACTCCCTGAGTTATCAAGAATTATTAATACGTTAGGAGGAACTGACACATATGCAAAAGGAGGAATTGAACAGTAACTTTTCATATCTGCCTTTGTAGCATTAGGGAAAATTAGAAACATCACAATTAGTTGTAAAACTATAAAAAGTACCTTCCTCATTGCGGAACCCTTTTAAGCTTTATTTCTTTTAAAAACTTACCTTTAACCTTAAAAAGAATGATGCATCCAGGTCTTAGAAAAGTTTTCTTTTTGTTGCCTTTCATAGAGGGTGAAAGATAAAAAACTTCTTTCTTTCCATCCTTTGTAGCAATGACAACTTCCTTTCCTGTAATAGATAAAACCATTCCCTCAAGAACTTTAGCATCAGCATAAGTTAAGAATGAAAAGAGCACTAGTAGGAAACTGATAACAAATAACTTTTTCTTCACGTTCCCTCCATCATCGATATCTACAAAATAATCTCATTTTTAGTTTTACCATAAGTTCCTCTTTCTGGGAAAACTTCCATCCTCCAGGTTAATCTATCAGTCAGAACTATATAGCTTAAGCGTTAGGCTTGAAAGGAACACAGGATATAACACGGCAAATAACGGATATCTAAACTTAAAGAGAAAAGTCTTCGCCTAAGTATATCCTTTTAACTATTTCTTGATTTGCTACCTTTTCAGGACTACCAGAAGCTACCACTCTTCCGTGAGCTATTATGTAAACTTTATCTACTATTCTCAGAGTCTCTCTAACGTTGTGATCGGTTATGAGAATCCCTATGTCCATCTCTTTAAGTTCTTTGATGAGTCCTTGAATATCTGCAACAGCTATAGGATCTATACCTGCAAAGGGCTCATCAAGAAGGAGAAACTTAGGGTTTATGGTCAGAGCTCTAGCTATCTCCAACCTCCTCCTCTCACCACCAGAGAGGGAAGCAGCCTTTTGTTTCCTCAAGGCGTAGATGTTAAACCTATTAAGAAGCCAGTTCGTCCTCTCTTCAATTTCCTTCTCTGAATAATCGTACATCTCAAGGATAGCCCTTATGTTCTCTTCAACCGTTAGTTTCCTGAAAATTGAAGGTTCTTGAGGGAGGTAAGAAATCCCTTTTCTGGCCCTTACGTAGGTAGGGTCGTTTGTAATCTCTTCCTCACCAATAAAAACCTTACCTCCATCAGCCTTTACGAGCCCAACTATACAGTAAAATGTAGTTGTTTTACCTGCACCGTTTGGGCCAAGAAGACCCACAACCTCTCCCTCAAAAACCTCAACACTAACGTTGTCAACTACTTTTCTCCTTCCGTAAACCTTTGTAATACCTTCAGCCTTTAAAAGGTTAAGGTCTCTTACTTTCTCCACCTTTCTCCTCAGGGAAGATTACGGTTTTAACTCTCCTCTTCTGACCAACTACCTCTACCCTTCCGCTCTTATAGGCAACAATTCTGTCTCCAACGAGAATGTTTTTCCCCTGCTTAAGCTTGGCGTTACCAATAAGAACTGCTTTCTCCTGAGCTGGGTAGTAAACCAACTGGTCACACCACCCCTCTCCCTTTTCACTCTTTATATGAATGTTTCCCATGACTACTATCTTCTTAATCTCCTTCCCGTCCTTTGTAAAGTAAATTATTAACTTATCTCCGTTAAGAATCGTCTTACCGTGTTGGGCTACAACGTTCCCTACATAAACTGCCCTCTTTTGGACATCGTTATAAGTTAGTTTCTGGGCCTCTATAACTACCGGAAGTTTTGGCTTTCCTCTTTGAGCAAAAGAGGGATTAAAGCAGGTAAATACAAGAAGAAGTACGATTATCAATCTCTTCATCTTACTCCCCATCTATCAAAGTTCTTACGTCCTGCGAGATTATAACCTCTCTCTCTTTAAACTTTAGAGTACAGTTCTTCCCAGTGGTTGTAGAACTTCTAATCTTTATAAAACAGCCCGAATTGGTAGTAAAGAACTCCCTACCTACAAAGTAAGTACCTTCCTGAGAAGCTCCAAAGAGCTGACCGCTTTTTAGCTTGACTTTCACTACCCTTAACTCTCCTTTTTCCCTATCAAAGAGGGCCCTTTCAGCCTCAATCACTATAGGCGGATCCCTGAAAACCTTCAAAACCGGAGATTGAAGCTCAATCAAGTTCCTCTCCTTAAAAACCGCCAAAGGGGACTTTAAAACCCACTTCTCCTCACCTGTAGAGTTTAATACAAAGTTCTCTACAGTCTGCCTTTGGTGAACTTTTACTGAAATCTTCTTTGGAGGACCCTCTCTCCTTGAGAGGAAAATAACCAGAGGAACGAGAGAAAGAGCAACCAAGACCAAAGCAACTTTATAAAAGAAGCTTCTATTCATTCCTCTTCTCTGTTCAACAGGTAGTCAATAAACTCCCTTACGGCTCCCTTTCCTCCCTCCTTACGGGAGACAAAGTCAACAATCACCTTAACCTGAGGAACTGCATCTGCTGGAGCTCCAGAAATTCCAACCTTCTTTAAAATGGGGATATCGGGAAGATCATCCCCCATGGCAGCAACCTCTGAATCACTTAAAGAGTACTTCTTCTTTAAATGTAGGTAAATTTCCTCTTTATCTGAGACTCCTTGATAGAGCTCCGTTACTCCAAGTTCCCTGCACCTCTTTTCAACCTGCCATGAGTACCTTCCGCTAACTACTGAGACAATTAAACCTTCTTTTATTGCTCTAACAATTCCGTACCCGTCCTTCGTATTAAAGAACTTAACTTCCCTTCCAAAGGGATCGTAGGTAATAGTTCCATCAGTTAAAACTCCATCTACGTCAAGGATTAAGAGCTTTACCATAGGGGGAGCTCCTCCTCTGAAACTGGTCTAAAGCCCGTAAACTCAACGTTTACGTTAATGCATTTTACACAATTGAGGTGACATCCACAGAATACCCCGTAAGGGTTCCAGTGGACGTGGCCGTGGACTAAAAGGGAACAGTTATTCTCCTTAAGCTCTCTGGTAACTCTTTCCTGAAGTTCAGTGTATCTGTAAGTCCTTAAGTCTTTTGAGGGAAAGTGGCAAAGGAGAACCCTTTTTCCTCTAACTTCCAAAAGATAGGAAAAATCGTAGACCTCTTCAAAGAAAAGGTAAAGTTCCTCCTCTCTAAACCACCAGTCGTGGTTGCCCTTTATTAAAAATTTCCTTCCCGGAATGAAGCTCCACTTTTCAAGGAAACCTTCTGGCAACTTCCAGGCAAAATCACCAATTACGTATAAAGCATCATCTTCAGTTAAAACAGCCCGTAAGTTTTCTAATATTACGTCCTCAAACCCTTTCCTTCTCTTTAATGGATTTAGCTTAAGGATATTTGAATGAAAGAAGTGGCAGTCAGCTATAAAGTAGTTCATAAGAGAAATTATAAGGGGGCAGAGCCCCCAAAGGAAGATTACTCTGGATTATTACCTGGAAGTTGAGGAAGAACCCTTGCCTGGAGGGGAACTTCCCCTGTCATTGAACGGAGGAAGTCCGCAATCTTCTTAGCTTCAGAGTCTATTAACTTCTTACCTAGTTCTTTCTCGGCCATAATCTTAACGGCCTCTTCCAGACTGTTGACAGAACCGTCGTGGAAGTAAGGAGCAGTCACACCGACGTTTAAAAGCTGAGCAGTTCTGAACATGTACTTATCTGAGGCTTTCTTAGTTACTTTATACCTTCCAAGGTCCTTATTCCACTTAAATTTATGGAACTGGCCGTCTGAGAGAACCGGACCGTTGTGACAAGCAGTACATCCGTACTTAACAAACAGCTTCATGCCCTCCTTCTGTTCTTTTGTAAGGGCACTTTCATCTCCCAGTAGATACCTCTGGAAAGGAGAGTTTGGAGTTGTAAGTGTCCTTTCAAAGGCTGCAATGGCCTTGACTACGTTTGTGAAGTTAACGGGATCTGGATCGTTTGGAAAGGCTTTCTTAAACAGCTCAACGTACTCTGGAATAGCCTTTAACCTCCTAACAACTATTTCAGGAGTTGAGTTCATTTCAACGTGAGCCTGAAGTGGACCCTTTGCCTGTTCCTCCAGAGTAGGAGCTCTACCATCCCAGAACTGAACTCTCAAGAAGCCGGCATTTAGAGTTGTAGGAGCGTTCCTTCCTCCAGTTTTCCACTCATGGCCTATGGAGGACTTAACGTTATCATCTCCACCGAGGGCCAAGTTGTGACAGGTATTACAGGAGATGACTTTACTCCTTGAAAGCCTCGGGTCGTAGTAGAGCATCTTACCGAGTTTAACCTTTTCGGGAGTTAAAGGGTTATCGGCCGGAATTGGCGGAAGTGCTGGAAGGGGGGTAAAGAACTTCTTGTACTTAGCGTAAGGATCCTTTGAAGAGTCAGCAGTTTCTCTAAGTGCCTTCTTACCAATAGAGGACTTTCCGTAGAGCTCCGAAGCGGCCCTTCTAATACCAAGACCCCGAGGCATTTTACCTTCCTTTACGGCCTTCCTAGCGGCTGAGATAAACTCAGAAGAAGTTTCATATTTCTTTAGAAGTTTTTCTTTTTCTGGAGCAAGAACGCCGTTGTGACATCCGGCACAGTTTGTTTCCCAAACACCTGCACTTGCAGAGGAACCGATTAACATGACACCCGTCAGAATAGTTAAAAGTTTTTTCATTTCTCCCTCCTTTTAAAGAGCCAAGAGTTTCTAATAAAAAGTATAGTTCTTTTGCAAGAAATTTTCAACTAAGGAGGGAGAGGGCAATAGAAGTGGCATCTTCAGGACGCGAGAAGGGATAGACCGGAAGGTCAAGGAGCTTTTTTAAACTTTCATAGTTACTTCTAAAACTATCATCTTCCTTTCCGCAGGAATTTAAGATAACGCCCTCAACCCTAACGCCTTCATCTAGACAAACTTTAACAGTTAAAAGAGTATGGTTTATAACTCCAAGTCTGTTAAGAGCAACAATTAGAACGGGAAGGGAGAGCTCCTTAACCAAGTCAAGGTAGAGGTAGTTCCAGTTTATCGGTACCATAAGCCCCCCAGCCCCCTCAACTAAAAGGAAGGGATAGCGTTTTGAGAGCTTAAGGATTAGCTCCTTTATTTTATCAACGTTAATCTTTACTCCCTCAACATCGGCAGCAACAGAGGGAGCAGCAGGAGTTTTAAGGGAATAAACAGGCTTTAGGTAAACTCCAGAGGCTTTGGAAAGGAGCTCTGCATCCTGACACGAAGGCTGGCAACCTGTTTCAACAGGCTTAAAGCCAACAGCATCAACGCCAAGTTTTTTTAGAGCTTTTATCAGGGAAAAACTAAAGTAAGTCTTCCCTACGCCTGTATCAGTCCCTGTAATGAAGCATATAGACTTTGTGCGCATTTAAGCCTTTTTCCTTCTTTGATATTTCAGATTCCAAACGGGATAGCTCCTTTTCAACAAGATTAATAATACTTGAAATCAAAGACTTTATAGAGACAATTTCGTTTTCTCTCAATTCTAATAAGTCAAGATCTTTCGAAATCAACTCAAGTTCTTCTAAAAGCAAATCCAAATCTTTTTCGGAAAGTTCTCCTTGAGAAATCTTTTCAAGATGCTCTTTTAAAATCTCTTCAACCTTTCTTCTGGACAACTTCCTTAAATCCTTCATAAACGGGAGTTAAAACTTCTATAATCTCTTCTAAAGGCTTGGAATCGTTATGAGCATTTGCTCTTAAAAGTCTATCTAAGCAAAATGCATAAACTGCATCTAAGCTCTTTGCTATTTCTCCCCCATTTTCCATGTCCAAAGAAGCCTTTAAAATAACAATAACATCAGTCACTTTTGATAGAATCTCAGCCTTCTGTTTAACGTTACCTTCTTTTATGGCTAAAATAGCCAATCTTAACTTTTCCAAAAGCCTTTCGTAAACTTCAACTAATAACTCCTCTTTTGAAGAAGGTTCCGAGTCTAAAGAAGTGTACGCCTTCAAGTACGGATTCAAAGTTGCCTCCTTAACTAACCCTTTTTGTTAGTTTGTTGAGATAAAGAAGATGCAAAAGCCTCTATCCTAGTCTGTAAGGACTTCATATTAGAAAGGTAAGTTTCAAGGCGTGCAAACCTTAACCTTTCCATTTCAAGTTCTTTATTTATCATATCTTTCATAAAGGATATCCGGCTTTCTATTGAATCAATTCGCTCAGAAATAACATTTTCCTGTCTGGTAAAAGAAACATCATAAGCGTTTAAGTAGTTCTCTACCGTATCAGCCAAGGATTTAATCTTGTCAAAAATTTCCGGATTCTTAACGAAAGAATCAAAGGCCTCACTATTTAAAGCTAAGTTACCTTTTGTATCCTCAACTGTTCCTACAGCCTCTATTAAACCTAAAGAACCAAGCTGTGTAGATATCTCCCGGAAAAGAAAAGAGGTAATTGAGTAAAGAGAATACTCTCCCTCTAAAGGAGCTCCCTTAGCCGTTAGAGAATCTAAACCATTCTTTAAATCGTTGTATGCTTTAAGAAAATCCTCTAAGGCTGACTTAAGGGAAGAAAAGTCCTCTGTAACTGTTAAATCAGCAGTTCCTTTCCCCTTAAGGGAGATAGACAAGCCATCTACAACCTCTATTCCATCATTAACGGAGGAAGTAAACTCTACTCCATTGAGAAAAAATTTAGCATCCTGAGCGCTTATAGTTTCGTAAGTATCATCTGAACTCTCACTGAAAATCCCGTTATTGTCTAAAGTATCGTCTATACCAGTAATTCTATTGTTTAACCCCGTCTTTTCTGAAGTTATTAAAAGCTGGTAGTCGGGAGAATCGGAAGTTCCTAGATTTATAACAGTAGCTTTAATGCGGCCAGAAGCGTTAATTTCATCAGCAATTTCCCTTAACGACTTTCCATTATAATCAACTTTTAATGTTTTCTCTTCACCGTCATCCAGATATTTTATTATTAATGAACCATCTTTAGTTATAGGAGAGTCTAAATCCTTAATAGGTTCCAAAGTTCCAACTTTGTAAGTATTTGCTTGAGCTAGTTGGTTGACTTCTACTTTGTAAGTACCTTTTACAGGATTGCCATCAACAGTAGCAGTTACCACAGAAGTATCACTGGAAGAGACTGAAATTGTATTGTAAATGTCTGGATTTTCTAAAGAAGTTGCTTTATCTAAAAGGTCTTTCAGTAAAGAATGAACCTGAGAAATTGCCTGCTTTTTCGCTAATAAAAGTTGCTCGTTGTGCTGGAGCTGCCGAACTGGTAACATTTTAAGCTCGCGCATTTTATCCAAATAAGCCTGATAATCAAAATCTGAAGCTAAACCACTAATATAAAATTCTCCAGCCATTATTTCCCCTTAAGCTTTTTCTTGAAGTAAAAGGCCCGCTATTTCATCTAAATATTTGGCTATTTTTAAAACATACTCAGGTGGAATTTGCCTAATCACTTTATTAGTCTGTTTATCTATTACCTTTACAACAGTAATGTCCGTATCTTTATCTATAGTTATTTGAAGTTGGGTATTGAGCATAGAGAGCTTTTTTTTAAGCTCCTCTACTAACTTCTCTAAAACTTCCGGACTCTTCTCCAGCTCTTTAGCTAAATCTACTTGGGAATTTTGCTGCTGTGAACTATTTCTTACGTTTTGAATTTGATTAACATCAGTACTCTGAAGGTTCATCTGAATGGAAGCCTGAAGATTAGCAACCTGTTTTACTTCCATTTCTACCTCTTAAAATTAATTAAAGGGGGGATTAAATCCCCCCTTTAAGTTATTACCTGAGAAGCTGAAGGACAAGCTGAGGAAGCTGGTTGGCCTGAGCCAGCATAGCCATACCAGACTGCATAAGAGTCTGATACCTTGTGAACTCAGCCATCTCCTTAGCAAAGTCTACGTTTCTAATTCTTGATTCAGCTTCTCTAGTTTGAGTAGCTGCAAAGTTGTTGTTATCAATAATAGCCTGAAGGTTCTGTTGAATTGAACCTAACTTTGCTCTCATATTATCTACTTTCTTAATAGCTATATCTACCACCTTTATTGAAATTTCTGCATCTTCATTAGAAGTAACTTTCAGATCCGTAAGTTTCTGCAATTCCGAAGTACTAACAGCACTTACTCCTAGACCAGCCTCAATTCCTGTAACATCCCAACCGAAAGAATTTGAAGACAAGACTTTAAGATCTCCCACTTTCATAGCAGAACCAGTACCACCAGAAACGCTTCCTGTTGCTCCTTCCAATAAAGTCGATAAATCAACAGTAGTACCTGAACCCGCTACAACCTCTAATCCAATAGTACTTCCATCAGTAGAAAGGACTAACCTTTCTCCGCTTTTTGAAGCTGTTAGCTCAACACCTGCGTTTTGAGCTGCTGAGTTAATATCAGCGATTAGTTTATCCAAAGTAAGAGTAGTTCCTGAAGCGTAACTTAAAGTAATATCCGCACTGCTTCCGTTTTTGTTACCTATGTAAAACTTGATAGTTAAACCACTTGTACCAACAGAAATATCTGAGAAGTTGGTATCGGCAACGCTCTTATTGAAAGCCATAGCTTCTATTCCCTTTTCTTTTAGCTCTTCAGAACTGTTAATGTAATCTGCTAAGGCCTTTGCATCTACTGCTCCACCATCATTAAAGGCTCCTGATAAGTCTACACCTTCTATTTTTACTGTATCGTTGCTGCTATTATACGCATAACCAGTATTAGCAGTTAACAAATTAGCATAGCTCTTTGAAGCATCTGAAACTTTCCCTCCCTGACCGTTAAGCATAAAAGCACCTAAATCGTCAGCCTTTGCACTATCTATTGATATTGTAAGAGTTTGTTGGGCTCTAGCTCCGTAATGGATAGCCATATCCTGGAAACTTCCATCTAACAGCTTTATTCCGTTAAACTCAGAACTTGACGCTATCCTGTCAATAGCATCAACAAGCTTGTTAATATCCTCCTGAAGAGCGTTCCTTTCATTAGCATCATTTGTATCACTAGCAGCCTGTGAAGCTTTTGTATAGATCGTTACAAGCTTGTCATAAATCTGCGATAAAGAAGATTCAGCTATTTGAGAGGCAGAGATACCATCTTGAGCGTTTCTTACACCCTGATCAAGGGCGTTTGCAACAAGCTTAAGTTGATCAGCAATAAACAACCCAGCAGCGTCATCTTTAGCTGAGTTAATCCTATAACCTGTAGACAGCCTTTCTAATGCAGTATTAAGGTTCCTCTCTGTTTTTAATAAGTTTACATGGGTAAAATCTGCTTGATAATTGTAGTTAATCCTCAGAGCCATTTCATACCTCCTTTACTGTGGTTTTATTAGCATTATCGGAACCAGCCTCAATTTTTTTAGACTTTTGCCAACTTTCCTAAAGCTTGAAACATAGAAAAAAGAGAATGGTAGATATAGCTCGCTAGCCTCTCTCTTTCTTTATATTCCAAATTAGAGAAAAAGTTTTTTGCTTCCATATCAAATAGTAGAACATACCTAACAAGAATCAAATAAACATGGTAAGCCATATTATCAAGGAGAATAAATTTAAAAAAATCAGAAGAGGCAAGGGTCATTAATAATTCAAACGATTTAACTAAAGCTTCCAAATCCCCTTTTTTTGAAAACTTATTCAACATTTTTTGCCAAGAGTTTAAGCTTAAAAGAATCTCATTTAACTCTTCTTTAAAACTCCGTTTAACTTGAATCTCCATTTTGCTAATGGATTTAAAATAATTTCTAAAGGAACTTAAAACTATTTCCTTAGGCTTTTCTGAATTTTCTAAAGATGAAGTAACCTCGTCTAAGGTTATAGAAACTGTTCCATCAATAAAAACTCCATCTGATGTATTAATAACGTAAAAATTTGGGTATTTCTCTTTATAAAACGAAATCTGTTCCTCAAATACCTTCTTTGACATATAAAAGTCAGCAGGAGCCCAAACTTCCCCGCCAAAGTTTCCTTTAAGCCACTTACCCTGTCTTTCCGAAAGGATGTACTTATCAAAATCCGTATAAAACCTAGAGTGCAATCTATCCTCTATCTTAGTTCCCAAATCTACACCAACCAGAACGAATTTTCTAAAACCAAGCCTTACAAAGAAATCAAAAGCAAAATTAAGCACAGTAGGTGATGGGAAAAGCGGAGCAGAAATGCTTTCAGATAGACTGAACATATTTGCAAATCTTCCCAATCCGAAGAAAAATCCCCTTCCTCCTTCAAATTTATTTATGTAATTCCTATCTACTTCCGGAGAACCGAAGAATAGAACTTCCCTCAAAGCTCCTTTATTAGTTACTTCCCTTAGAAAAACCTTATCCATATTTTTCATAGGATCTATAG includes:
- a CDS encoding pilus assembly FimT family protein → MRKAFTLFELIIVIVIMTVLLTLGYSSYTKWQKKIKVESATKRVYSEIEYQRMRAFSQKLRLKVVASDKELIVINLDDPSDKKVIKLGVPFSGTVKIDEKGLLSSSSIVYEGDLNLHPSVSCVVTNGVRVRMGKTYVDSRGRRKCR
- a CDS encoding pilus assembly protein; protein product: MRKVLFIVLQLIVMFLIFPNATKADMKSYCSIPPFAYVSVPPNVLIILDNSGSMYEFAYKDSYDPNRRYYGYFDPDKKYAYAYKRNWRDGYFYESSSGSWSGNFLNWLTMRRIDVAKKVLVGGDYTSYGSGYMLNLIDDPDRDLRRSWGRYRYYFYPSHWWWGGRIYSMRVYDTVSHTSRYYRLRVFVNKKPEGVIQKTWTKVRYGVMVFNKYGNRYEDGYWGRDGGRIIYYINGLGEDNKLIKVIQSVRPRTWTPLAETYYEAIRYFEAEVSAYNREDYSDNDPIQYRCQKNFVILITDGESTKDMNLPGTCFGRGTVRDSKFNIKEWMDKIASNEGYSSQYCRRANWGDGTYYLEGVAYYSHVSDLREDFKGMQNLTLYDVFVFDESPVGRELLQKAAKYGGFDDFNGNSIPDERAEWDKNGDGIPDNYYEAQDGYKIEQAIEEVIEEIIKRASGTSASILPEKAKRGTVLYQSVFYHKKSFGVHNLKWIGYLYTWWFLNTKKSQNVREDTKADKVLEILEDRILDWYLDEDTGTLIIKAYSSKPSGEPDTLVASYSSFDDTTPLWEGGEILAFTSADSRVIFTTDGERLIPFNRAHEYEFSSYLGSTYNFPSCLRESVDSLIEYVRGKHIDGCRDRRFDDSGNVWKLGDIVYSSPTVVHYENYDVVFVGANDGMLHAFKVGYVKKLANSATPLRLQDSSTETTYDTLGHELWAFIPKSVLSYLRYLANPDYCHIYYVDLRPFSYKLDENGDGVSDRVILIGGMRLGGGVDCSTSGCSMDNCVSPPNDSSGIGYSSYFALDVTDPENPKLLWEFTDSNLGFTYSGPSIVKKGSNYYLVFASGPTTYKGDSCKELRFFVVNLLTGKLEAEIPSGEYGSFGGRLFKEGYDFNGDGDTDYLFIGFSRNFSGSWVGGLAILDTRDSVPSNWTVTIIDSVKDVSKNAYFTLGPITAKVVVNECFEKPYLYFGTGKWFYKTEESSGIERFFGLPLNCNATGCTVVTDVVNATNSSNSDNVCTKLNSGNRVGWYVNLNTGDVGYLAERVITDPTETNLNVVMFTTIEPTSDVCGFGGRSRMWLLNCATGGSVTQECKNFKVDSFIGTVLLQLSGANIQEISIKWTGNPSSSNVSSILSEEGARATAWFTGIAPETAPPFIKPGKGLSGKLLLWLER
- the lptB gene encoding LPS export ABC transporter ATP-binding protein, whose product is MEKVRDLNLLKAEGITKVYGRRKVVDNVSVEVFEGEVVGLLGPNGAGKTTTFYCIVGLVKADGGKVFIGEEEITNDPTYVRARKGISYLPQEPSIFRKLTVEENIRAILEMYDYSEKEIEERTNWLLNRFNIYALRKQKAASLSGGERRRLEIARALTINPKFLLLDEPFAGIDPIAVADIQGLIKELKEMDIGILITDHNVRETLRIVDKVYIIAHGRVVASGSPEKVANQEIVKRIYLGEDFSL
- the lptA gene encoding lipopolysaccharide transport periplasmic protein LptA, whose protein sequence is MKRLIIVLLLVFTCFNPSFAQRGKPKLPVVIEAQKLTYNDVQKRAVYVGNVVAQHGKTILNGDKLIIYFTKDGKEIKKIVVMGNIHIKSEKGEGWCDQLVYYPAQEKAVLIGNAKLKQGKNILVGDRIVAYKSGRVEVVGQKRRVKTVIFPEEKGGESKRP
- the lptC gene encoding LPS export ABC transporter periplasmic protein LptC — encoded protein: MNRSFFYKVALVLVALSLVPLVIFLSRREGPPKKISVKVHQRQTVENFVLNSTGEEKWVLKSPLAVFKERNLIELQSPVLKVFRDPPIVIEAERALFDREKGELRVVKVKLKSGQLFGASQEGTYFVGREFFTTNSGCFIKIRSSTTTGKNCTLKFKEREVIISQDVRTLIDGE